One Mycoplasma wenyonii str. Massachusetts DNA window includes the following coding sequences:
- the rplU gene encoding 50S ribosomal protein L21 yields the protein MSKKMELCFEIKNKQYLCNIGDKIVSDFLRDTNVGDELSFSNVLLYKKKIGKPYIPNLEVKCKVIKQIKNKKLHILHLISQKRHRKRMGFRAKHTLLEITEVKKLS from the coding sequence ATGAGTAAGAAAATGGAATTATGTTTTGAGATTAAGAACAAACAATATCTTTGTAATATAGGAGATAAGATAGTGTCTGATTTTCTTAGAGATACTAATGTAGGTGATGAACTTAGTTTCTCTAATGTATTACTCTATAAAAAGAAAATAGGGAAGCCTTATATTCCTAACTTAGAAGTTAAATGTAAGGTAATAAAACAAATTAAAAATAAGAAGTTACACATCTTGCATTTAATTTCTCAGAAGAGACATAGAAAGAGAATGGGATTCAGAGCAAAACATACTTTACTTGAGATTACTGAAGTAAAGAAACTTTCTTAG
- the rsmH gene encoding 16S rRNA (cytosine(1402)-N(4))-methyltransferase RsmH: protein MTEKEVVHFPVLKEEVLTHWVSSKSGFYIDCTFGQGGHSKALLELLDSKGSLLGIDIDPSCVECGSELEGRDSRFKFENINYSSLYSYWVKNKLPKVSGILLDLGFSTAQLQDPSRSFSYNSTSSSLELRYGLDGKSVYEILNEYPEHKLNWIFKHYGNLRESKDLAQAILKERKKEPITNIEQLKAIITNNRLFQKTRYNKNQIKLLFQALRIEANNELDNLKQTLEKVKDILEVGGKLLIITFQSLEDELIEDWKRKYSYPIKIPDLGETIPPLFQLHPDSPILPSREEIELNWASRSSKLWVFTKLRE from the coding sequence TTGACTGAAAAGGAGGTTGTTCACTTTCCTGTCTTAAAGGAAGAGGTTTTAACTCACTGAGTAAGTTCTAAGTCAGGGTTCTATATAGACTGTACTTTTGGGCAAGGAGGTCACTCAAAGGCTTTATTGGAATTACTTGACTCTAAAGGCTCTTTACTAGGAATTGATATAGATCCTAGTTGTGTTGAATGCGGTTCAGAACTAGAAGGGAGAGACTCTAGATTCAAGTTTGAGAATATTAACTACAGCTCTCTGTATAGTTATTGAGTAAAAAATAAACTTCCTAAAGTCTCTGGAATACTCTTAGATCTAGGATTTTCAACTGCACAACTACAAGATCCTAGTAGATCTTTTAGCTATAATTCCACCTCCTCTTCTTTAGAGCTCAGATATGGTCTAGATGGAAAGAGTGTCTATGAAATACTAAATGAATATCCAGAACACAAACTCAACTGAATATTCAAACACTACGGGAATCTCAGAGAATCTAAAGATTTAGCTCAAGCAATACTCAAAGAGAGAAAGAAAGAGCCTATTACTAATATCGAACAATTAAAGGCAATTATTACTAATAACAGGCTCTTTCAGAAAACTAGATATAACAAGAACCAAATTAAGTTACTCTTTCAAGCTTTGAGAATAGAAGCTAATAATGAGTTAGATAACTTAAAGCAAACTCTAGAAAAAGTAAAGGATATTCTAGAGGTAGGTGGAAAACTCCTCATTATTACCTTTCAATCTCTAGAGGATGAACTGATAGAAGACTGAAAGAGAAAGTATTCTTATCCAATTAAGATTCCTGACTTAGGGGAGACTATCCCTCCCTTATTTCAATTACATCCAGACTCTCCAATTCTTCCTAGTAGAGAGGAAATAGAACTTAACTGAGCCTCTAGAAGTTCTAAGTTATGAGTCTTTACTAAGTTGAGGGAATAA
- a CDS encoding aldo/keto reductase — translation MSANTKYTPKVGFGTESLRIIEILAPYLKAANEHNYDFVDCGWKYGNEAIIGLALKSLKRSESKFEFIPYFQSKVWPSQFTGGIIKSLKFSLSKIGADTIMHTYFLHRPSNNMEQNLSAYKQLVSCKNNSLTKRIGLCNFDKDMIVWFHQQTGVLPDVVQYECSVNNMRWDRIHYCKENNIELHGHTPFGNYAKNEKNTVLLDMAKKYEVSLKTLLAAYLVNHEITPIVVPSSEEEIGELIKARDIKLDKKDLETLDKLNEYDSQTSESFVFE, via the coding sequence ATGTCTGCAAATACCAAATACACTCCAAAGGTTGGTTTTGGTACTGAGTCTCTGAGAATTATTGAGATATTAGCTCCTTATCTAAAAGCTGCTAATGAACACAACTATGACTTTGTGGACTGCGGTTGAAAGTATGGTAATGAAGCTATTATTGGGCTAGCACTTAAGAGTCTAAAAAGATCAGAAAGTAAGTTTGAATTTATTCCCTACTTTCAATCTAAGGTTTGACCTTCTCAATTCACTGGAGGAATTATTAAATCTCTTAAGTTCTCTTTAAGCAAAATAGGTGCAGACACTATTATGCATACTTATTTCCTACACAGACCTTCTAATAATATGGAGCAGAACCTATCTGCTTACAAACAACTAGTTTCCTGTAAGAATAACTCTTTAACCAAGAGAATAGGGTTGTGTAACTTTGATAAAGATATGATTGTTTGGTTTCACCAACAAACTGGGGTATTGCCAGATGTTGTTCAATATGAGTGTTCTGTGAACAATATGAGATGAGACAGAATTCACTATTGTAAAGAAAACAATATTGAGTTACATGGACACACTCCTTTTGGTAACTATGCTAAGAATGAAAAGAATACTGTATTACTAGATATGGCGAAAAAGTATGAAGTCTCTCTTAAGACCTTATTAGCTGCTTATCTAGTGAATCATGAGATCACTCCTATTGTTGTTCCTAGCTCTGAAGAAGAAATAGGAGAGCTAATTAAAGCTAGAGACATTAAATTAGATAAGAAAGACTTAGAGACTCTAGATAAATTGAATGAATATGATAGTCAGACATCTGAGTCATTTGTGTTTGAATAA
- a CDS encoding restriction endonuclease PLD domain-containing protein encodes MRLGKGEELEENFLVTQIPPLLPEKGEKTVNDCFKEEIKKADRVEIFVAYCSGDSITEINEWVESGDIKSICLILGVYFFIGFRKSLYTLVIQIHTKWQKMGLGEIRLVDFFPHHGKLYCFYKDGKIFSSIIGSANLSFLITKKMKKPRQYEIGQLTKEPRLLRNHKNHIKQLQSDRLSKTVSFLERYKIVNTIEEMNREGKKVTKTKITYTKNY; translated from the coding sequence ATGAGATTGGGAAAAGGAGAAGAGTTGGAAGAGAATTTTCTTGTCACACAAATTCCTCCTTTACTTCCTGAAAAAGGAGAAAAGACAGTCAATGATTGCTTTAAAGAAGAGATCAAAAAAGCAGATAGGGTTGAAATATTTGTTGCTTATTGTTCCGGAGATTCCATCACAGAAATAAATGAATGAGTAGAGTCCGGGGATATTAAAAGTATTTGTTTAATTCTGGGAGTGTACTTCTTTATTGGATTCCGAAAATCGCTGTATACATTGGTTATACAAATTCACACAAAGTGACAAAAGATGGGGTTGGGGGAAATAAGGCTGGTGGATTTTTTTCCACATCACGGAAAACTTTATTGTTTTTATAAAGATGGGAAAATCTTTTCTTCAATAATAGGTTCAGCTAACTTAAGTTTTTTAATTACAAAGAAAATGAAAAAACCTAGACAATATGAAATTGGGCAACTAACTAAAGAGCCCCGTTTACTAAGAAATCATAAAAACCACATAAAACAGCTGCAGTCAGATAGGTTATCAAAAACTGTATCTTTTTTAGAGAGATATAAAATTGTCAACACCATCGAGGAAATGAACCGAGAGGGAAAGAAAGTTACAAAAACTAAAATTACCTACACAAAAAATTACTAG
- a CDS encoding spermidine/putrescine ABC transporter substrate-binding protein has protein sequence MGFFTKFFLLPSSASLVIPVSVVTTNTNLSNELVLATYQSYILDTIADEAYNDYNLKTIYFENDKEVFNGFASGAFDLAVLSSSTLEEAIDKGLVRQIDWKRFNGEVKSKLGLNVENRVGQENGQLVTKLGELYSPVIKEFFSKNNKLATHGVPYFLSYLAFAYSGDKKLGNGDGASEESNSTTMKPMGWKELIQKITQDERFKTQGDRPRLGMVEDELTLFSLSKLSSQDSQEGEVTEITNLFKDKENKKSEKEFFDSFMKINAAGIKKGGEMGSRPIFFSPDSVVLSDALNDGTLNGVFFYNGDALYAHTLTQEDSEDEDEKEEEEEESDSEEKQIHIVPLNPALWLLDSIAISAKASEEKLDTIYKFLEKISFGDLDKLNELQVQKTLEADDEEGQEEEREVPREEAKNKKAGWLIKNYKEILYTPALKTFNQWIKGKLRTSEGGGGGGSSSNGEEFYKKEKEFLYGNPDIEECLEKQTQTRVKRSPESQQCNISIVFERGLSDAQNLNLTMAFERWKNGF, from the coding sequence TTGGGTTTCTTTACTAAGTTCTTTCTATTACCTTCTTCAGCTTCATTAGTAATACCAGTATCTGTAGTAACTACTAATACTAACTTAAGTAATGAATTAGTATTAGCTACTTATCAGTCTTATATCCTAGACACTATTGCTGATGAAGCTTACAACGATTACAACTTAAAAACCATTTATTTCGAGAATGACAAGGAAGTATTCAATGGTTTTGCCTCTGGAGCCTTTGATTTAGCTGTTTTAAGCTCTTCTACTCTCGAAGAAGCTATAGATAAGGGGTTAGTGCGTCAAATTGATTGAAAGAGATTTAATGGTGAAGTCAAAAGTAAATTAGGTCTGAATGTAGAAAATCGAGTCGGGCAAGAAAACGGACAATTAGTTACAAAGCTGGGGGAACTATATTCCCCAGTAATTAAGGAATTCTTTAGTAAAAACAACAAACTAGCAACACACGGAGTTCCATACTTTTTAAGTTATTTAGCTTTTGCATATAGCGGGGATAAAAAGTTAGGGAATGGAGATGGCGCGTCTGAAGAAAGTAACAGCACGACAATGAAACCCATGGGCTGAAAAGAGTTAATTCAAAAAATAACTCAAGACGAAAGATTTAAAACACAAGGCGACAGACCCAGACTAGGAATGGTCGAGGATGAATTAACTCTTTTTTCTCTTTCTAAATTAAGTAGTCAAGACAGTCAAGAAGGGGAAGTGACAGAAATAACAAATTTATTCAAAGATAAAGAAAATAAGAAATCAGAAAAAGAGTTCTTTGATTCTTTCATGAAAATAAATGCTGCTGGGATTAAAAAGGGAGGGGAAATGGGCTCTAGACCTATATTCTTCAGTCCCGATTCAGTTGTACTTTCTGATGCATTAAATGACGGAACTTTAAATGGGGTTTTCTTTTACAATGGAGATGCACTATATGCTCATACACTAACACAAGAGGATTCTGAGGATGAAGATGAAAAAGAAGAGGAGGAAGAAGAGAGTGATAGCGAAGAAAAACAAATCCATATTGTTCCACTAAATCCAGCTCTTTGATTGCTAGATAGTATTGCTATCTCTGCAAAGGCGAGCGAAGAGAAGCTTGACACAATATATAAATTCCTTGAAAAAATATCTTTCGGAGATTTAGACAAATTAAACGAACTGCAAGTACAAAAGACATTAGAGGCTGATGATGAGGAGGGGCAAGAGGAGGAACGGGAAGTTCCACGAGAAGAAGCTAAAAATAAAAAAGCTGGATGACTAATTAAAAACTACAAGGAGATTTTGTATACTCCCGCACTAAAAACTTTCAATCAATGAATTAAAGGAAAATTGCGAACCAGTGAAGGTGGAGGGGGCGGTGGTTCTAGTTCAAACGGTGAAGAATTCTACAAAAAAGAAAAAGAATTCCTCTATGGTAATCCGGACATAGAAGAATGCTTAGAGAAGCAAACACAAACAAGAGTTAAAAGATCACCTGAAAGTCAACAATGTAATATCTCCATAGTCTTTGAAAGAGGACTATCAGATGCTCAAAACTTAAATCTAACTATGGCTTTCGAGAGATGAAAGAATGGTTTCTAG
- the tsaD gene encoding tRNA (adenosine(37)-N6)-threonylcarbamoyltransferase complex transferase subunit TsaD, with product MEKLILGIECTCDDSSIAIYSVTQKRILGEAHYSSSKEHTQYGGIVPEIAARAHQKHLVRLIEACLIKTKLQLSDISHIAYSALPGLDSSLLVGKMIATTLAISLKKELVPIDHLEAHVFSIGLSREIKFPSLALLISGKNTIIFLLRDKENIEELERSQDCAVGEAFDKIARIMGFEYPGGPQLEKYYRKELNLEGFYLTNRSRNISKLSLNFSGLITSASRIWKKLEGIPSYSLEEKKEILSTSFQEETLLILYLKLKYWAKKYKISEIYCSGGVSRNLVLKEHLTNKLSSEGIKLYFVDERYSEDNGAMIAYRASLLI from the coding sequence ATAGAAAAACTAATACTGGGAATTGAATGTACTTGTGATGATAGCTCAATAGCTATCTATTCAGTTACTCAGAAAAGAATACTAGGAGAAGCTCACTATTCTTCCAGTAAAGAACACACACAATATGGAGGAATAGTTCCAGAAATAGCTGCAAGAGCTCACCAAAAACACCTAGTAAGACTCATAGAGGCTTGTTTAATAAAGACCAAACTACAACTCTCAGATATTAGTCATATAGCCTATTCTGCTCTTCCAGGTCTAGATTCTTCTCTTTTGGTAGGAAAGATGATAGCCACTACTTTAGCTATCTCTTTGAAAAAAGAATTAGTGCCTATAGATCACTTAGAGGCACATGTATTCTCTATAGGGCTAAGTAGAGAGATAAAGTTTCCTTCTTTAGCGCTATTGATCTCTGGAAAAAACACTATTATCTTTCTTCTAAGAGACAAAGAGAATATAGAGGAGTTAGAGAGAAGTCAAGATTGTGCTGTAGGAGAGGCCTTTGACAAAATAGCTAGGATAATGGGTTTTGAATATCCAGGGGGGCCTCAACTAGAGAAATACTATAGAAAGGAATTAAATCTAGAAGGTTTTTATCTAACTAATAGAAGTAGAAATATCTCCAAGCTGAGTTTGAACTTTTCAGGACTAATTACTTCTGCCTCTAGGATCTGAAAAAAATTAGAGGGAATTCCTTCTTACTCTCTAGAAGAAAAGAAAGAGATCTTAAGTACTTCTTTTCAAGAAGAGACACTACTTATTCTCTACTTGAAACTAAAGTATTGAGCTAAAAAATACAAAATATCAGAGATATATTGTTCTGGGGGAGTTAGTAGGAACTTAGTATTAAAAGAGCATTTAACTAATAAATTATCCTCAGAGGGAATAAAGCTTTATTTTGTGGATGAAAGATACTCTGAAGATAATGGGGCTATGATAGCCTATAGGGCTAGCTTATTAATTTAA
- the rpsI gene encoding 30S ribosomal protein S9 has translation MNTEVRAFSKRKKSRVNIILTQLPKSESKQEHELLIYTKRDGEYKISSPVDYFKNEYLTPILLSPFSFLPARLLGEKYSVKAFPKGGGNSAQAQAIVLAIARALLKYYPEMRSSLKKAKLLTQDHRVKERKKIGKYKARRSPQFTKR, from the coding sequence ATGAATACAGAAGTTAGAGCATTCTCTAAGAGAAAAAAGAGTAGAGTAAATATTATTCTCACTCAATTACCTAAATCAGAAAGCAAACAAGAACATGAATTACTTATATATACCAAGAGAGATGGAGAATACAAGATAAGTAGTCCTGTGGATTACTTTAAAAATGAATACCTTACTCCTATTCTCTTAAGTCCTTTCTCATTCCTTCCTGCTAGATTACTAGGAGAAAAGTATTCTGTAAAGGCATTTCCTAAGGGTGGAGGGAATAGTGCACAAGCTCAAGCTATTGTATTAGCTATTGCTAGAGCTCTATTAAAGTACTATCCTGAAATGAGAAGCTCTCTTAAGAAAGCAAAGTTACTAACTCAAGATCACAGAGTTAAGGAAAGAAAGAAAATAGGTAAATACAAAGCTAGAAGATCTCCTCAATTCACTAAGAGATAA
- a CDS encoding division/cell wall cluster transcriptional repressor MraZ: protein MLLKKEDKAVPTKGNPIYRYFFSGTFVERIDDKNRVTIPLAWRHLLGDRVIITKNEVGCLVMWTPGFFQWFSSNRVENCATEKERQIVKRLFIGAARTFEIDPKSRITISEDLLSMLALKDQFLYLVGTGDYIEIWSKRLFESWKAKQMPKDTKPEEL, encoded by the coding sequence ATGTTACTCAAAAAAGAAGACAAGGCGGTTCCAACTAAAGGTAATCCAATCTATAGATATTTCTTTTCTGGTACCTTCGTAGAAAGAATTGATGACAAGAATAGAGTAACTATCCCTTTAGCTTGAAGACACTTACTGGGAGATAGAGTAATTATTACTAAGAATGAAGTGGGTTGTTTGGTTATGTGAACTCCAGGTTTCTTTCAGTGATTTTCTAGTAATAGAGTAGAGAATTGCGCCACTGAGAAAGAAAGACAAATAGTTAAGAGATTATTTATTGGAGCTGCAAGAACTTTTGAAATAGACCCAAAATCCAGAATAACTATCTCAGAAGATTTGCTATCTATGTTAGCTCTAAAGGATCAATTCCTATATCTTGTAGGTACTGGAGACTATATAGAGATTTGATCTAAGAGATTATTTGAGAGTTGAAAGGCAAAGCAAATGCCTAAGGATACAAAACCAGAGGAGCTTTAG